One segment of Chionomys nivalis chromosome 3, mChiNiv1.1, whole genome shotgun sequence DNA contains the following:
- the Vwa5b2 gene encoding von Willebrand factor A domain-containing protein 5B2 isoform X3, which translates to MPGLYCPSSWTPLPLTDSCVRAYAKGPCLSLRARLTYHNPQPQPVDGVFVYPLAEAEVVSGFEAEAAGRRVSFQLQSRRRLQAPCCRALGPGLGTSLPRRCSQGHLVLDLAQARSTLVLPTGLVAAAGTMTVTLCSSRELPSRPDGVMHVALPTVFTPLAQPGLPGSPRSPGLCDDSPTSCFGVSSPEEEGQAWEQPTAPPDVFSGPAHCPAPYTFSFEMLVTGPCLLAGLESPSHALRADAFPHASSAATICVTLAEGHPCDRALEILLHPSEPHQPHLMLEAGSLSSAEYEARVRARHDFQRLQRRDSDGERQVWFLQRRFHKDILLNPVLVLRFCPDLSSKPGHLSAATRELLFLLDGSSAVHKDAIVLAVKSLPAQTLVNLATFGKSVQPLFSESRPCSDDTVQLICESIETLQAVSGPPDVLAVLDWALGQPQHRAHPRQLFLITAASPMAATTHQALELMRWHRGAARCFSFALAPACHQMLHDLSVLSRGQAYFLRPGERLQPKLVQALRKALEPALSDISVDWFVPDAVEALLTPREIPTLYPGDQLLGYCSLFRVDGFRSCAPGGQEPGWQSLGGSVFPSPEEAFSVTSPGTELTHTAEPPGTGTVSAELSLSSPWAAGDSEHTGVEALTDPVTDPGPNPSSDTAIWRRIFQSSYIREQYVLTHCSASPEPGLDSTCSSESPGSQGPGSPNGSLPLDPPSQQGCRSLTWVEPAGSRSCPLPVPPPSPFKVGALSAEVLGRRHRAALAGRSLSSPSSRANPAVPGRPRHPSLDAIPDGSGPEPGQQLGQGLDDSGNLLSPAPLDWDMLMEPPFLFKAVPPNGEPTPPAEPLPPQAPRCHVVIRALCGEQPMCWEVGAGLEELWGPGDGSQPTSLPGREAAWDQALHRLTAASVVRDNEQLALRGRAETTAEQGRVRRSWLRAVQTSKASSAPSHFTCPVAVDASTREVLPGALQVWSSDPTELSGPSASQDHLAAAPLPTAVHSKGHQGGSSAGAWDLDLNDNSKSALREPISPTGGHHGLPRQPSAASRLSLGRHRRLCSSSKGQTSESNSDGSNHDYLPLVRLQEAPGSFRLDEPFCAAVCIPQERLCRASPFAAHRASLSPTSASSPWALLGPGIGQGDSATASCSQSPSSGSEGPGQVDSGRGSDTEVSEGMERQGSSDLRGRTWATAVALAWLEHRCAAAFGEWELTASKADCWLRAQHLPDGLDLTALKAAARGLFLLLRHWDQNLQLHLLCYSPANV; encoded by the exons ATGCCCGGCCTGTACTGCCCCTCCAGCTGGACGCCGCTGCCGCTCACTGACTCGTGTGTCCGGGCCTACGCCAAGGGACCCTGTCTCAGCCTGCGGGCTCGGCTCACCTACCACAACCCGCAGCCCCAACCGGTGGATG GCGTGTTCGTGTACCCGCTGGCCGAGGCGGAGGTGGTATCTGGCttcgaggcagaggcagccggacgGCGCGTCTCCTTCCAGCTGCAGAGCCGGCGCCGCTTGCAGGCCCCCTGCTGCCGTGCTCTGGGACCCGGACTGGGGACCTCTCTGCCCCGCCGCTGCTCACAGG GTCATCTTGTCTTGGATCTGGCCCAAGCCCGGTCCACGCTGGTGCTGCCCACTGGCCTCGTTGCTGCGGCTGGTACCATGACAGTGACCCTGTGCAGCAGCCGGGAGTTGCCCTCCAGGCCTGATGGGGTGATGCATGTGGCCCTGCCCACTGTGTTCACCCCACTGGCCCAGCCAGGCCTGCCGGGGTCCCCCAGGTCTCCGGGGCTCTGTGACGACAG CCCCACTAGCTGCTTTGGGGTAAGCAGCCCTGAGGAGGAAGGGCAGGCCTGGGAGCAACCAACTGCCCCTCCGGACGTGTTCTCAGGCCCTGCCCACTGTCCTGCTCCATACACCTTCTCCTTCGAGATGCTGGTGACTGGGCCGTGTCTGTTGGCAG GACTAGAGAGTCCCTCTCACGCCCTGCGTGCAGATGCCTTCCCTCATGCCAGCTCTGCAGCCACTATCTGTGTCACACTGGCAGAGGGCCATCCATGTGATCGGGCCTTGGAGATCCTCTTGCACCCCAGTG AGCCCCATCAGCCACACTTGATGCTGGAGGCTGGTAGCTTGAGCTCAGCAGAATACGAGGCCCGAGTGAGGGCCCGCCATGACTTCCAGCGGCTGCAGCGAAGAGACAGTGATGGGGAACGGCAG GTGTGGTTCCTGCAGCGCCGATTCCACAAGGACATCTTGCTGAACCCGGTGCTGGTGCTGCGCTTCTGCCCAGACCTGAGCTCCAAGCCTGGACACTTGAGTGCAGCTACGCGGGAGCTCCTCTTCCTGTTAGACGGCAGCAGCGCAGTACACAAG GATGCCATCGTTTTGGCTGTAAAATCCCTCCCAGCTCAGACACTTGTCAACCTAGCCACATTTGGGAAATCGGTACAGCCCCTCTTCTCAGAGAGTCGGCCTTGCAGTGAT GACACCGTCCAGCTCATCTGTGAGAGCATCGAGACTCTTCAGGCTGTCAGCGGTCCCCCTGATGTGCTGGCTGTGTTGGATTGGGCCTTAGGGCAACCCCAGCACAGGGCCCATCCTCGACAGCTGTTCCTGATCACTGCCGCCTCACCAATGGCTGCCACGACACACCAAGCCCTGGAGTTGATGAGGTGGCACAGAGGTGCAGCCAG gTGCTTCTCCTTTGCCTTGGCACCTGCTTGCCACCAGATGCTCCATGACTTGTCTGTCCTCAGCAGGGGGCAGGCCTACTTCCTGAGGCCTGGGGAGAGACTGCAGCCTAAG CTCGTGCAGGCTCTGCGGAAGGCACTGGAACCTGCTTTGAGTGACATCTCGGTGGACTGGTTTGTGCCTGATGCTGTGGAGGCACTGCTGACACCCCGGGAGATCCCAACACTCTACCCTGGAGACCAGCTGCTCGGCTACTGCTCACTTTTCAGGGTGGATGGCTTCCGGTCCTGCGCTCCAGGG GGCCAAGAGCCTGGTTGGCAGAGCTTGGGCGGTTCAGTGTTCCCATCTCCAGAGGAGGCATTCTCTGTCACCAGCCCTGGCACTGAGCTTACACACACCGCAGAGCCACCGGGAACAGGCACGGTGTCAGCAGAGCTGTCGCTGTCGAGCCCATGGGCTGCAGGAGACTCGGAGCACA CAGGCGTGGAAGCTCTGACAGACCCGGTCACGGACCCTGGACCCAACCCCTCATCTGACACAGCTATATGGCGTCGCATCTTCCAGTCCTCATACATCCGGGAGCAGTATGTGCTTACCCACTGCTCTGCCAGCCCTGAGCCAGGCCTGGACTCCACCTGCAGCAGCGAGTCCCCAGGCTCCCAGGGGCCTGGCTCTCCCAATGGTAGCCTTCCTCTGGATCCCCCTTCTCAGCAGGGCTGCCGAAGCCTGACCTGGGTAGAACCTGCAGGCTCCCGTTCTTGCCCGCTGCCTGTACCCCCGCCATCTCCATTCAAG GTGGGAGCCTTGAGCGCTGAGGTGCTGGGCCGTCGGCACAGAGCAGCTCTGGCTGGGCGAAGTCTCTCATCTCCCTCCAGCCGGGCAAACCCAGCAGTCCCTGGTAGACCCCGGCACCCCTCTCTAGATGCAATACCAGATGGATCAGGCCCTGAGCCGGGACAACAGCTGGGTCAGGGCCTAGATGATTCAG GAAACCTGCTCTCCCCAGCCCCCTTGGACTGGGATATGTTGATGGAACCACCTTTCTTATTCAAGGCTGTGCCACCCAATGGGGAACCAACCCCTCCAGCAGAGCCTCTGCCCCCCCAGGCTCCACGTTGTCATGTGGTGATCCGGGCCTTGTGTGGGGAACAGCCAATGTGCTGGGAGGTGGGTGCAGGGCTGGAGGAGCTCTGGGGTCCTGGGGATGGCTCACAGCCTACATCACTCCCCGGAAGAGAAGCTGCGTGGGATCAGGCACTCCATAGGCTGACTGCAGCCTCTGTGGTCCGCGACAACGAACAGCTGGCTCTCCGTGGAAGAGCTGAAACCACAGCTGAGCAAG GCCGAGTCAGAAGGTCCTGGCTCCGAGCCGTTCAGACAAGCAAGGCCAGCTCTGCCCCATCCCACTTTACCTGCCCTGTTGCTGTAGATGCTTCCACTAGGGAGGTCTTGCCTGGAGCCCTGCAGGTGTGGAGTTCAG ATCCAACTGAGCTCTCAGGCCCGTCTGCCTCTCAAGACCATCTGGCTGCAGCTCCTCTGCCTACAGCAGTCCACTCTAAAG GACATCAGGGAGGCTCTTCTGCAGGTGCCTGGGACCTGGACTTAAATGACAACTCCAAATCAGCATTGAGGGAGCCCATATCCCCCACTGGAGGTCATCATGGCTTGCCCCGCCAGCCTTCAGCTGCTTCCAGGCTCAGCCTAGGTCGTCATCGCAGACTCTGCAGCTCCAGTAAGGGTCAGACTAGTGAGAGCAACAGCGATGGCAGCAACCATGACTACCTGCCTTTG GTGAGACTGCAAGAGGCCCCAGGCTCCTTCCGCCTGGATGAACCCTTCTGTGCCGCCGTCTGCATTCCTCAGGAGCGCCTGTGCCGGGCCTCACCCTTTGCTGCACACCGTGCCAGTCTCAGCCCCACCTCAGCCTCATCTCCTTGGGCACTTCTGGGCCCTGGTATTGGCCAGGGTGACAGCGCCACAGCCTCCTGCAGCCAGTCCCCCAGCTCAGGCTCTGAGGGTCCAGGCCAAGTAGACAGTGGACGGGGCTCAGATACTGAGGTCTCAGAAGGAATGGAAAGGCAGGGCAGCTCTGATCTGCGGGGGCGCACCTGGGCCACAGCAGTGGCCCTAGCATGGCTGGAGCACCGCTGCGCAGCTGCCTTCGGCGAGTGGGAACTGACAGCGTCCAAAGCCGACTGCTGGCTGAGGGCCCAACACCTGCCTGATGGCCTTGACCTGACAGCCCTCAAAGCTGCTGCCCGGGGGCTCTTCCTGTTACTGCGACACTGGGACCAGAATCTGCAGCTGCACTTGCTGTGTTACAGCCCTGCGAATGTGTAA
- the Vwa5b2 gene encoding von Willebrand factor A domain-containing protein 5B2 isoform X7, which yields MPGLYCPSSWTPLPLTDSCVRAYAKGPCLSLRARLTYHNPQPQPVDGVFVYPLAEAEVVSGFEAEAAGRRVSFQLQSRRRLQAPCCRALGPGLGTSLPRRCSQGHLVLDLAQARSTLVLPTGLVAAAGTMTVTLCSSRELPSRPDGVMHVALPTVFTPLAQPGLPGSPRSPGLCDDSPTSCFGVSSPEEEGQAWEQPTAPPDVFSGPAHCPAPYTFSFEMLVTGPCLLAGLESPSHALRADAFPHASSAATICVTLAEGHPCDRALEILLHPSEPHQPHLMLEAGSLSSAEYEARVRARHDFQRLQRRDSDGERQVWFLQRRFHKDILLNPVLVLRFCPDLSSKPGHLSAATRELLFLLDGSSAVHKDAIVLAVKSLPAQTLVNLATFGKSVQPLFSESRPCSDDTVQLICESIETLQAVSGPPDVLAVLDWALGQPQHRAHPRQLFLITAASPMAATTHQALELMRWHRGAARCFSFALAPACHQMLHDLSVLSRGQAYFLRPGERLQPKLVQALRKALEPALSDISVDWFVPDAVEALLTPREIPTLYPGDQLLGYCSLFRVDGFRSCAPGGQEPGWQSLGGSVFPSPEEAFSVTSPGTELTHTAEPPGTGTVSAELSLSSPWAAGDSEHSVEALTDPVTDPGPNPSSDTAIWRRIFQSSYIREQYVLTHCSASPEPGLDSTCSSESPGSQGPGSPNGSLPLDPPSQQGCRSLTWVEPAGSRSCPLPVPPPSPFKVGALSAEVLGRRHRAALAGRSLSSPSSRANPAVPGRPRHPSLDAIPDGSGPEPGQQLGQGLDDSGNLLSPAPLDWDMLMEPPFLFKAVPPNGEPTPPAEPLPPQAPRCHVVIRALCGEQPMCWEVGAGLEELWGPGDGSQPTSLPGREAAWDQALHRLTAASVVRDNEQLALRGRAETTAEQGRVRRSWLRAVQTSKASSAPSHFTCPVAVDASTREVLPGALQVWSSDPTELSGPSASQDHLAAAPLPTAVHSKGAWDLDLNDNSKSALREPISPTGGHHGLPRQPSAASRLSLGRHRRLCSSSKGQTSESNSDGSNHDYLPLVRLQEAPGSFRLDEPFCAAVCIPQERLCRASPFAAHRASLSPTSASSPWALLGPGIGQGDSATASCSQSPSSGSEGPGQVDSGRGSDTEVSEGMERQGSSDLRGRTWATAVALAWLEHRCAAAFGEWELTASKADCWLRAQHLPDGLDLTALKAAARGLFLLLRHWDQNLQLHLLCYSPANV from the exons ATGCCCGGCCTGTACTGCCCCTCCAGCTGGACGCCGCTGCCGCTCACTGACTCGTGTGTCCGGGCCTACGCCAAGGGACCCTGTCTCAGCCTGCGGGCTCGGCTCACCTACCACAACCCGCAGCCCCAACCGGTGGATG GCGTGTTCGTGTACCCGCTGGCCGAGGCGGAGGTGGTATCTGGCttcgaggcagaggcagccggacgGCGCGTCTCCTTCCAGCTGCAGAGCCGGCGCCGCTTGCAGGCCCCCTGCTGCCGTGCTCTGGGACCCGGACTGGGGACCTCTCTGCCCCGCCGCTGCTCACAGG GTCATCTTGTCTTGGATCTGGCCCAAGCCCGGTCCACGCTGGTGCTGCCCACTGGCCTCGTTGCTGCGGCTGGTACCATGACAGTGACCCTGTGCAGCAGCCGGGAGTTGCCCTCCAGGCCTGATGGGGTGATGCATGTGGCCCTGCCCACTGTGTTCACCCCACTGGCCCAGCCAGGCCTGCCGGGGTCCCCCAGGTCTCCGGGGCTCTGTGACGACAG CCCCACTAGCTGCTTTGGGGTAAGCAGCCCTGAGGAGGAAGGGCAGGCCTGGGAGCAACCAACTGCCCCTCCGGACGTGTTCTCAGGCCCTGCCCACTGTCCTGCTCCATACACCTTCTCCTTCGAGATGCTGGTGACTGGGCCGTGTCTGTTGGCAG GACTAGAGAGTCCCTCTCACGCCCTGCGTGCAGATGCCTTCCCTCATGCCAGCTCTGCAGCCACTATCTGTGTCACACTGGCAGAGGGCCATCCATGTGATCGGGCCTTGGAGATCCTCTTGCACCCCAGTG AGCCCCATCAGCCACACTTGATGCTGGAGGCTGGTAGCTTGAGCTCAGCAGAATACGAGGCCCGAGTGAGGGCCCGCCATGACTTCCAGCGGCTGCAGCGAAGAGACAGTGATGGGGAACGGCAG GTGTGGTTCCTGCAGCGCCGATTCCACAAGGACATCTTGCTGAACCCGGTGCTGGTGCTGCGCTTCTGCCCAGACCTGAGCTCCAAGCCTGGACACTTGAGTGCAGCTACGCGGGAGCTCCTCTTCCTGTTAGACGGCAGCAGCGCAGTACACAAG GATGCCATCGTTTTGGCTGTAAAATCCCTCCCAGCTCAGACACTTGTCAACCTAGCCACATTTGGGAAATCGGTACAGCCCCTCTTCTCAGAGAGTCGGCCTTGCAGTGAT GACACCGTCCAGCTCATCTGTGAGAGCATCGAGACTCTTCAGGCTGTCAGCGGTCCCCCTGATGTGCTGGCTGTGTTGGATTGGGCCTTAGGGCAACCCCAGCACAGGGCCCATCCTCGACAGCTGTTCCTGATCACTGCCGCCTCACCAATGGCTGCCACGACACACCAAGCCCTGGAGTTGATGAGGTGGCACAGAGGTGCAGCCAG gTGCTTCTCCTTTGCCTTGGCACCTGCTTGCCACCAGATGCTCCATGACTTGTCTGTCCTCAGCAGGGGGCAGGCCTACTTCCTGAGGCCTGGGGAGAGACTGCAGCCTAAG CTCGTGCAGGCTCTGCGGAAGGCACTGGAACCTGCTTTGAGTGACATCTCGGTGGACTGGTTTGTGCCTGATGCTGTGGAGGCACTGCTGACACCCCGGGAGATCCCAACACTCTACCCTGGAGACCAGCTGCTCGGCTACTGCTCACTTTTCAGGGTGGATGGCTTCCGGTCCTGCGCTCCAGGG GGCCAAGAGCCTGGTTGGCAGAGCTTGGGCGGTTCAGTGTTCCCATCTCCAGAGGAGGCATTCTCTGTCACCAGCCCTGGCACTGAGCTTACACACACCGCAGAGCCACCGGGAACAGGCACGGTGTCAGCAGAGCTGTCGCTGTCGAGCCCATGGGCTGCAGGAGACTCGGAGCACA GCGTGGAAGCTCTGACAGACCCGGTCACGGACCCTGGACCCAACCCCTCATCTGACACAGCTATATGGCGTCGCATCTTCCAGTCCTCATACATCCGGGAGCAGTATGTGCTTACCCACTGCTCTGCCAGCCCTGAGCCAGGCCTGGACTCCACCTGCAGCAGCGAGTCCCCAGGCTCCCAGGGGCCTGGCTCTCCCAATGGTAGCCTTCCTCTGGATCCCCCTTCTCAGCAGGGCTGCCGAAGCCTGACCTGGGTAGAACCTGCAGGCTCCCGTTCTTGCCCGCTGCCTGTACCCCCGCCATCTCCATTCAAG GTGGGAGCCTTGAGCGCTGAGGTGCTGGGCCGTCGGCACAGAGCAGCTCTGGCTGGGCGAAGTCTCTCATCTCCCTCCAGCCGGGCAAACCCAGCAGTCCCTGGTAGACCCCGGCACCCCTCTCTAGATGCAATACCAGATGGATCAGGCCCTGAGCCGGGACAACAGCTGGGTCAGGGCCTAGATGATTCAG GAAACCTGCTCTCCCCAGCCCCCTTGGACTGGGATATGTTGATGGAACCACCTTTCTTATTCAAGGCTGTGCCACCCAATGGGGAACCAACCCCTCCAGCAGAGCCTCTGCCCCCCCAGGCTCCACGTTGTCATGTGGTGATCCGGGCCTTGTGTGGGGAACAGCCAATGTGCTGGGAGGTGGGTGCAGGGCTGGAGGAGCTCTGGGGTCCTGGGGATGGCTCACAGCCTACATCACTCCCCGGAAGAGAAGCTGCGTGGGATCAGGCACTCCATAGGCTGACTGCAGCCTCTGTGGTCCGCGACAACGAACAGCTGGCTCTCCGTGGAAGAGCTGAAACCACAGCTGAGCAAG GCCGAGTCAGAAGGTCCTGGCTCCGAGCCGTTCAGACAAGCAAGGCCAGCTCTGCCCCATCCCACTTTACCTGCCCTGTTGCTGTAGATGCTTCCACTAGGGAGGTCTTGCCTGGAGCCCTGCAGGTGTGGAGTTCAG ATCCAACTGAGCTCTCAGGCCCGTCTGCCTCTCAAGACCATCTGGCTGCAGCTCCTCTGCCTACAGCAGTCCACTCTAAAG GTGCCTGGGACCTGGACTTAAATGACAACTCCAAATCAGCATTGAGGGAGCCCATATCCCCCACTGGAGGTCATCATGGCTTGCCCCGCCAGCCTTCAGCTGCTTCCAGGCTCAGCCTAGGTCGTCATCGCAGACTCTGCAGCTCCAGTAAGGGTCAGACTAGTGAGAGCAACAGCGATGGCAGCAACCATGACTACCTGCCTTTG GTGAGACTGCAAGAGGCCCCAGGCTCCTTCCGCCTGGATGAACCCTTCTGTGCCGCCGTCTGCATTCCTCAGGAGCGCCTGTGCCGGGCCTCACCCTTTGCTGCACACCGTGCCAGTCTCAGCCCCACCTCAGCCTCATCTCCTTGGGCACTTCTGGGCCCTGGTATTGGCCAGGGTGACAGCGCCACAGCCTCCTGCAGCCAGTCCCCCAGCTCAGGCTCTGAGGGTCCAGGCCAAGTAGACAGTGGACGGGGCTCAGATACTGAGGTCTCAGAAGGAATGGAAAGGCAGGGCAGCTCTGATCTGCGGGGGCGCACCTGGGCCACAGCAGTGGCCCTAGCATGGCTGGAGCACCGCTGCGCAGCTGCCTTCGGCGAGTGGGAACTGACAGCGTCCAAAGCCGACTGCTGGCTGAGGGCCCAACACCTGCCTGATGGCCTTGACCTGACAGCCCTCAAAGCTGCTGCCCGGGGGCTCTTCCTGTTACTGCGACACTGGGACCAGAATCTGCAGCTGCACTTGCTGTGTTACAGCCCTGCGAATGTGTAA